AACCGAGCCTGCGATATTGGGCGCATCCGGCGGGACACCGCTGCCGGCGTCCAGGACAAGGGTGGAGACGGAAAATTCCACACCCTCCCTCCTGAGACCGGAGGTGATGTCGCACACCGGTTTCGTGACATGGCGGCGGCCGGGCGACATGCCCACCACGATCACATCGGGATACCGGCACTCGGAGATCGTGCCCCGCTGCGCAAGGCCGCCTCCTTTGCCCATTCCCATGCTCTCGCGGCAGTCCACTACCTGTGTCACGCGGCCGATCGGCATGATTACTTCAATCCCTGGATAATCACCGGACCCTTCCGGCTTCTCGGATCGACGAGCCCGATGAGACGGGGGTCCGCATCGGGTCCGTATTTCGCGTAGTCGCTCAGGGTCGGTGTCGGTTTCATGAAGGTACCCGTATCAATCGTAAACGGGATGGTCATTACTTCATCGCATACCTTCCGGATTTCTGCAATCACGCCTTCCTCCTCCACTTCGAGGATGACTCCCCCTACCTGGACCTCGAGTTCGACCTCGGTGTCGCCGACCTTGATTGTTTTCCGGTCGGGGTGGGGGTTGGGTTTCCCGCGGGCGGGCCCGTACGGGACCGTCGCGGGAAGGCGGGGACCGTTGATGATCATCCGTCTGATGCCCTCGACTTTCACAACGGCGTTAAGCAGCCGCTGTGCAGAGTCCGATTTGAGGAACCGCAGAGGGACAATCCTGCATTGAGGGTATGTGGCTTCTGTCATTGAGATTTCCACGTTCGGATTTAGACTCCCTTCGCAATTTCCTGGATGGGCTTTGCGAAGACGTCGATCTTGCCGTACGTATCTCCGTACACCTTGGACGTGCTCTCCGGGCTGAACATCTGGGTACCGGCGTCAAGCGCTGCTGCGGCAACCACACACGGGATTGCCACACCGGCGGCGTGACGGGTAACGACGTGGTTTCCGTTGAAGACACCGGGGCCACCGCCACCATAGATCGAGTGGCTGAAGAACGAGAACCCGACGGCAACACCCATGACACGGCCGTAGTCACAGCCGGGCAGGCCGGTCTCGTGCTCAAGCAG
This genomic interval from Methanoculleus sp. SDB contains the following:
- a CDS encoding methyl-coenzyme M reductase operon protein D, encoding MTEATYPQCRIVPLRFLKSDSAQRLLNAVVKVEGIRRMIINGPRLPATVPYGPARGKPNPHPDRKTIKVGDTEVELEVQVGGVILEVEEEGVIAEIRKVCDEVMTIPFTIDTGTFMKPTPTLSDYAKYGPDADPRLIGLVDPRSRKGPVIIQGLK